CGCTCGCTGGCCGGATCGGCGCGATCATCGACGCCGGAGAGTTCCCGGTGGTACTCGGTGGCGACTGTTCGATCCTGCTCGGTTCGGCGTTGGCCATGCACCGGCTCGGTGAGGCGGTCGGAGGCCGGATCGGGCTGGTCTTCGTCGACGGTCACTCCGACTTCCGGCACCCCGGCAACGCCTCGTACGTCGGCGCCGCCGCCGGCGAGGATCTCGCCCTGGTGACCGGGCGGGGCCAGCCGGATCTGGCGGCGATCGAGGGCCGCCGCCCGTACTTCCGGGACATCGACGTGGTGGTGCTGGGCATCCGTACCCAGGACGAGTACCGCCTCGACCTGCAGGCGGCCGGCATCGTCACCCGGCCGGTCCCGGCGTTGCGCGCCGAGGGCGCGGCACGCAGCGCGCAGTGGGCCCGGGACCAGCTGGTCGACTGCGCCGGATACTGGGTGCACGTCGACGTGGACGTACTGGATCCGGCGGTGATGCCGGCGGTCGACGCGCCCGATCCGGGTGGCATCGCCTTCGCCGAGTTGGAGGCGCTGCTCGCCGAGTTGGTCGGCACCCCGCACTGCCTGGGCGTGGAGATCACCGTCTTCGACCCGGACTACGACCCGGACGGTACGCACGCGGCGGAGATCGTCTCCACGGTGGTCGCCGGGCTTCGTCCGGTCCACGCCGACCAGGGTGTCGCCGGCTCGGCACCGACATCGCCACCCCCGGAGACGGCGGACACCCCTCCGGCGACGGAGGCCGCGACGCCAGCTCCGGTCGTCGAGCCGACCGCTAACCTGGTTGAGCAGGATCCGCCGGCGGTGGCGGCGTTGCGGCCTGCGGTTCCACCGGTTCCGCCGGTGACGTTGACGGTCGCCGACCGGATCGCGCCGCGTGGGGCGACCAAGCCAGGACGGCTACGGCGGCCGACGCCGTCCCCACGGCCCGCTGCCGCAGACTCCGTCGACTCGACGCCGCAGCCGACGACCACGACCACCGAGGCACCAGCTCCTTCCGAAGACTGAGTCAGTCCCGATGGTGCGTTGTCAGTAGGTCGAGCACGGCTTCCCACTGGAATGGACCGTCCGGGACAGCCGGCCGCAGGGCGTCGGTGGCGGTGAAGCGAACGCCAGCACCGGCGAGCAGGTCGATGCTGCGGCTGAAGGCTGGGTGGGCGGCGAGCACCGCCTTCGCGTACGGCGAGGCGATCACTGGCGTACCCGATCCCAACGCCTCGTTGAGGATGCCCAACGCTGCTGTGTTGTTGGTGCCGGCCGCCCACTGGTTGATCGTGTTGAAGGTAGCCGGTGCGACGATGATGGCATCGGCCCTTGGCAGAGACTTCGGTTCCTGCGGTCCGCGTGGTTCGCGTTTGACTGGGTGGCCGGTGACCCGCTCAAGGGATGCGGGGTCGACCCATTCGCCAGCGGCCTCGGTTATCACGGGATATACGTCCCAGCCGTCGCTACGGAGTTGTCCAGCCAGCTCGGCCACCTGGGCGGCCGGCGGTGCGGCGCATATGACGAGTAGGACGATGGGGGCGGCTTCGGTCATGAGTTCTGTACTCCTGCCCGGTTGGCGAGGGCTCGTAGCCCTGGTGTATCGCTGCGGCGTTCCCGCCGGAGCAGCTGGGCGATGAGGTCAGCGGCGGTGGCGTTGAGCTTGATGGCCTCGGGTACGAGGCGTTCGTACTCCAGGAGCTTTCGTACTCCAGGAGCTGGAGCATCGCTTGCGGGTCTGAGCCCCTACATCCCCCAGGGCAGCCCGCTGACGGTCAGTTGGCGGCGAGGCCGCGTAGGAAGGTTTCCGCGATCGGCACCGCCTGACCGGAACCCGATCCGCCCTGCTCCACGAAGACCGCGAACGCCAGGTCTCCCTGCCAGCCGATGAACCAGGCGTGGGTGTTGGCCGGGTCGTCGTCGTACTCGGCGGTGCCGGTCTTGCCGTGCACCGGCTCGCCCGGCACGTCCCGCAGCGCCTCGGCGGTGCCCTCGGTCACGACCTCGCGCATCATCGACCGCAGCGCCTCGGCGGCGGCGGTGTCCAGTTGCGGGCCGTCAGCTGCCGGATCCTGCGGCGCGGGGTCGACGATCAGGACCGGCTGGCGCCACTGTCCCCGGGCCACGGCGGCGGTGGCGCCGGCCATCGCCACCGGGCTGACCAGGGTGGTGCCCTGACCGAACGCGGCGGCGGCGCGTTCCGGGGCCGGCCCGCCGGTGGAGACCGCGCCGCCGAACGCCGGGGTGCCCAGGCGCCATTCGGCCTCCAGGCCGAGCAGCCGGCCGGCCTCGGCCAGGCCGTCGGCGCCGAGTTTCGGCGCGAGTTCCACGAAGGACGTGTTGCAGGACCGGGCGAACGCGGTACGGAACGGCACCGTACCCAGCTCGAAGTTGTCAGCGTTGGTGAACGTGCGCCCGTCGACGCTGGCGGCCCGGGGACAGCCCACCGGCTGGTCCGCCGTGATCGCCCCCGATTCGAGCAGGCCGAGGGTGCTGACCATCTTGAACGTCGAGCCGGGTGGCACCTGGGCGGTGAAGGCCAGGTTCTCCGTACCGCCGTTGGGTCCGTTGGCGACCGCCACCAGATGGCCGTCGCTGATCCGTACGGCGACCAGGGCGCTGCGCCGCTCCTCGCCGGCGAGAGCGGCGTCGGCCGCGGTCTGTACGGCGGCGTCGAGCGTGGTCCGCACCGGTTCGCCGGCCTGCGCTTCGGTCGTGAACAGCACGGTGTCGGTGGCGGCTACGGTACCGTCCGGTCCCGCCCGCGCGATCAGCACCGACAGGCCGGGCGTGCCCCGCAGCCGCTGCTCGTACTCGCCCTGCAGCCCGCCGTGGCCGACCAGGTCTCCGACGACGTACCGGCCGGGGTGCGTCTCCATGTCCTGACGTTGGACCGGATCCACGGTGCCGAGCAGGGCTCGGGCGAACTCCCTGGTGGGGGCGAGATCACGCCGTTCGCCGCGGAACTTGGTGCCGGGTAGGTCGTAGATCCGGGAGCTGATCTGCTGGTATGCCTCGTCGCGCAGGGTCACCACGTCGACGAACGCGTCGGGCTTGGCGGCGGCGAGCCGGTCGGGCAGGTCGGAGACGTCGATCGGTGGGTCGATGGCCGGACGGATGGCCCGGAACGCCGCGTCCAGTTGCCCGGCCAGTACGGCGGGATCCGCTACCTCGCTGGGCTGGACACCGACCACGACGACGCCGCGTGGGGTCACGATGGGTTCGCCGGTGCCGTCGAGGATCGGGCCGCGTCGCGGGGTCAGCCGGCGCAGCGCCAACTGGTCGCCGGATTCGAGCTGGTCGTGGACGACGCTCGGCTCCCAGATGACCTGCCAGGCGTCGTCGGGGCCGCGCCGCAACCGGACCGTGGTCGGGTAGCTCCACCGCAGGTCGCCGGGGAGTGTCCACTCGACGGCGATCGTGCTGGTCGCGATGTCGGCGTCGATCGTGGCATCGGACTCGCGGCGTAGCTGCGGTGGCGGGTCGCCGAGTTCGCCGACGAGCGTGGTCAGCTCCTCGCTGACCTCGGTGGCCGCGACCCGCTGGCCGGCGGTGTCGATGAAACCGATGGGGGACAGATCACCGGCCAGCCAGCCCTCGAGGAAGGCGTCGACGGTGCCGTCCGGACTGTCATCGGAGGAGCAGGCCGCCAGCAGCGTCGCGACCAGCAGCGCCCCGGTCGCGGCGGCGGCTGGCCGGAGCCGCTGACGGTGACGGCGCTGGTGGCGGTGACGCGGATCGGCGACGTTCGGCACCGTGAAACGCATGCGGCGGTCCCCCTTCCGGACGCATGGCGGACAACCGAACGGTAGTACGGCAGCGCACCGTAGGCGGTACCCGGATGGCCGGGCAAGGTGATGATCGCCGATCGGCGGGGTAAAGGCGACCATGAAGGGGTCATCAGGACCAGCCAATATCACACACGGTGTTCAAACGGTGTCGCCAACTCGACGGTCTCCTACCGATGCCCGGCGGGATCATGATTCGAGAGGCATAGGCTTGGCCGTGGTTGACCCCACAGCGTGGTGGGGCCGAGGGGAGTTTGCACCATGAACCGGCGTCCGGTGACGAAGTCCAAACGCGCGTCCTTGGCCGGTGACGACCGCCGCGAGCCTGACGCGGTACGCGGCGGCCGGCCCGGTGATCCGGATCCGACCACCGTGCCCCGACCCACCGGTCAGACCCAGGGATGGACGTTCACGCCGCCGGAGACCACGCTCGCGGCGGTCGTCGACGACAGCGACGACGCCGACCTCGACGAGCCGATGCCCAGCGCCGAGCGGTTGATCGCCCAGGCCGTCTCGCTCGCCGACGCCGATCACGACACCGCCTCGCTGGTCGACCGGTTCTGGCGGTTCGCCGCCGACGAGGAACTGATCGGCTACACCCCGCAGGAGATGCTTGCCGCCGCCCGCTCCCATCGGGAGCTCGCCGCACACCGACTACCCGGCGAGCTGAAACTACGCCTCACCGGCCCGGGTGACGGCCAGCCGCACACCGTCGTCGAGATCGTCACCGACGACATGCCCTTCCTGGTCGACTCGGTCACCGCGCTGTTGACCGAACGTCATCTCGACGTCCAGGTGCTGGTGCACCCGCTGGTGGTGGTCCGCCGGGAACCACTCGGTCAGCTCACCGAGGTCGCCGCCGACGTCGAACCCGACGACGCCATCGACGGGGACCTGGTGGAAAGCTGGATGCGGATCGAAATCGATCCCATCCGCGACCCCGACGACCGCGACCGGCTCGGCCGTGACCTGCAGCGGGTCCTCACCGACGTACGGGAAGCCGTCGAGGACTGGCCCAAGATGCGTCGGCGGGCCCTGTCCATCGCCGACGAACTCGACCGCGCCGGGCGGACGTCGAGCGTTCCGCCCGTACCCGAGAAGGACATCAGCGACTCGGTCGAACTGCTCCGCTGGCTCGCCGATGACCATTTCACCTTCCTCGGCTACCGCGAGTACCGGCTGGCGGACAGCGGTGCCGGGGACAAGGCGCTGGTCGCGGTGCTCGGCACCGGGCTGGGAATCCTCCGCCAGGATCAGACCCGACCGCGGCTGCTGGCCTCGATGACCCCGCAGGCGGCCGCCAAGGCGTTGGAGCAGCGCCTGCTGATCATCACCAAGGCGAATTCGCGGGCCACCGTGCACCGGTCCGCCTACCTGGACTACATCGCGTTCAAGATCTTCGACGCCTCCGGCGCGGTCGTCGGGGAACGCCGGTTCCTCGGCCTGTTCTCCAACGCCGCGTACCGCACCAGCGTGCAGGAACTGCCGGTGGTCCGGCGCAAGGTCGCGGAGGTGCTGGAACGCTCCGGACTGAGCCCGCGCAGCCACTCCGGCAAGGACCTGCTGCAGATCCTGGAGACCTACCCGCGCGACGAACTGTTCCAGATCCGCACCGACGACCTCTACCACGCCGTACTCGGGGTGCTGCGGATGGCGGGTCGTCGGCAGCTGCGGCTGTTCGTCCGCCAGGACGGCTACGGGCGGTTCATGTCCTGCCTGATCTACCTGCCCCGGGACCGGTTCACCACCCACAACCGGCTGCGGATGCAGCAGATCCTGCTGCGCGAACTCAACGGCGTCGGCGTCGACTACACCACCCGGGTCACCGAGTCGATGCTGGCCCGGGTGCATTTCATCGTGCGTACCGACCCGGCCGACCCACCCACCACGGTCGACGCCGACCGGCTCGCCGAACTGCTCGCCGACGCCACCCGCCTGTGGGAGGACGACTTCCGGCTCGTGCTCGACCGCAAACTCGGCGACGAGTCGGCCAAGTCGCTCTACCGGCGGTACGCCAACGCCTTCCCGGAGGGATACAAGGAGGAACACACCGCGTACCAGGCGGTGCAGGACCTGGCGAAGCTGGAACTGCTGGAGGAACCCAGGCAGCTGGAGATGCACCTGTTCCGTCCGTCCGGCGCGGACGTCGACGAACGAGACGTCCGGTTCAAGGTCTACCGGTACGGCGAACCGATGGTGCTCTCCGACGTCCTGCCGGTGCTGCACTCCCTCGGCGTGCAGGTGATCGACGAGCGGCCGTACGAGATCGGCCGCGCCGACCAGCTGATCTACCTCTACGATTTCGGGTTGCGGCTGCCGGTCGGCGCGCGGGCGTTGGCCGAGGTCCGCCCGCACGTGGAGAACGCCTTCTCCGCCGCCTGGCGCGGCGAGGCCGAGATCGACGGGCTCAACGAACTGGTGCTACGGGCCGGGCTGACCTGGCGGCAGGTGGTGGTGCTGCGGACGTACGCGAAGTATCTGCGCCAGGCGGGCACCGTCTTCTCCCAGGAGTACATGGAGTCGACGTTCGTCAGCTATCCGGCGATCGCCCGGCTGCTGGTCGATCTCTTCGAGGCCCGTTTCTCGCCGAGCACCGGCGTCGACGACGAGCAACGGCGCCGACGCGGACAGGAACTCGTCGCCTCGGTCGGGCACCAGTTCGACCAGGTCGACAGCCTCGACCAGGACCGGATCCTGCGAGGTTACCTGACACTGATCCTGGCCACCCTTCGGACCAACTTCTACCAGCGGGGGCCCGACGGCCGGCCGATCCCGTACGTGGCGGTCAAGCTCGACCCGCAGGCCATCCCGGATTTGCCGGCCCCCAGACCGAGGTACGAGATCTTCGTCTATTCACCCCGGTTCGAGGGCGTGCATCTGCGGTTCGGCGAGGTCGCCCGGGGTGGGCTGCGCTGGTCGGACCGGCGGGAAGACTTCCGGACCGAGGTGCTCGGCCTGGTCAAGGCGCAGATGGTCAAGAACGCGGTGATCGTGCCGGAGGGGGCCAAGGGCGGGTTCGTGGTCAAACCGTCCGGCGGTGCGACGCGTGGGCGCGGCTCGTCGGAGCCACCGGACCGGGAAGCGGTGCAGGCCGAAGGGGTGGCCTGCTACCAGCAGTTCATCTCCGGCCTGCTGGACGTCACCGACAACATCGTCGGCGGCCGGATCGTACCCCCGCCCCGGGTGATCCGGCACGACGGCGACGACCCGTACCTGGTGGTCGCCGCCGACAAGGGCACCGCGACCTTTTCCGACGTGGCCAACGCGATCTCGCTGTCGCGGGGTTTCTGGCTGGGCGACGCCTTCGCCTCCGGTGGTTCCGCCGGCTACGACCACAAGCGGATGGGTATCACCGCCCGAGGCGCCTGGGAGTCGGTCAAGCGGCACTTCCGGGACTTGGGCGTGGACATCCAGCGGGAGAGCGTCACGGTCGCCGGCATCGGCGACATGTCCGGTGACGTGTTCGGCAACGGGATGCTGCTATCCGACCGGTTGCGCCTGGTCGCGGCCTTCGACCATCGGCACGTCTTCCTCGACCCGGAACCGGATCCGGCCGTCTCCCACGCCGAACGGCGCCGGATGTTCGACCTGCCGCGGTCGTCGTGGGCCGACTACCGTCCGGAGCTGATTTCCGCCGGCGGCGGGGTGTATCCGCGTACGGCCAAGTCGGTGCCGATCAGTCCGCAGGTCCGCACGCTGCTCGGCCTCGACGACGCCGTCGACGTGCTGAGCCCGCCGGAGCTGATCCGGGCGATCCTGCGCGCCCCGGTGGACCTGCTGTTCAACGGCGGGATCGGCACCTACGTCAAGGCGTCGACGGAGTCGCACGCCGAGGTCGGCGACAAGGCCAACGACGCGATCCGCATCGACGGCCGGTCGGTGCGGGCGAAGGTGATCGGCGAGGGCGGCAACCTGGGACTCACCCAGCGCGGCCGGATCGAGTACGCCGCCTCGGGCGGCCGGATCTACACCGATTTCATCGACAACTCGGCCGGGGTGGACTGCTCCGACCACGAGGTCAACATCAAGATCCTGCTCGGCGCGGCGGTCGCCGACGGGGAGTTGACCGTGCCGGAGCGAGACATGTTGCTGGCCGAGATGACCGACGAGGTCGCCGCGCTGGTGCTGCGGGACAACTACGGTCAGGCCCGCGCGCTGGCCAACGCCCGCGCGCAGTCCCGCGCGCTGCTGCCGGTGCACCGCCGGCTCATCGCCGACCTGGAACAGGCCGGGCACCTCGACCGTGACCTGGAGGCGCTGCCCGGCGACGACGAGTTGGCCGAGCGGATCGCCGCCGGTGCCGACGGGCTGACCAGCCCCGAGTTCGCGGTGCTGCTGGCCTACACCAAGATCGCGCTGGAGCGGGAGGCGCTCGCCGACGGGCTGGCCGACGAACCCTGGACCGACCAGGTCCTGGTCGACTACTTCCCGACCCCGCTGCGCGAGCGGTACGCCGAGCGGATGTCGGGGCACCGGCTGCGTCGGGAGATCGTGGTGACCAGCCTGGTCAACGAAGCGGTCAACCGGGGTGGGGTGTCGTTCGCCTTCCGCACGATGGAGGAGACCGGCGCGTCCGCCGCCGACGTGCTGCGGGCCTACGTGGTGGTCCGCGACGTCTTCGGGCTCGACGAACTCTGGGCCGGTATCGACGCCTTGGACAACGTGGTGCCGACCGAGGTCCAGGTCACGGTGCACTTGGAGAGCCGGCGGCTGCTGGACCGCGCGGTCCGGTGGCTGGTCACCAACCGCCGGTCGCCGCTGGACGTGCCGGGTGAGACCGCCCGGCTGCGGGCCGGGGTCTCCCGACTGCTGCCCGAACTCGGCAGCTACTTCCGGGGCGACGAGCGCGAATCGCTGCGGGCGCACGTCGAGACGATGATCGGTCGTGGGTTGCCGGCGGAGCTCGCCGACCGGGCCACCCGGATCATGTACAGTTTTGGCCTGCTCGACGTGGTGGAGGCCGCCGCCGACACCGACCGGGACGTCACCGAGGTGGCCGCCGTCTACTTCATGCTCTCCGAACGGTTCCGGGTCGACTGGTTGCTCTCCAAGATCTCCCTGCTGCCCAGGGAGGACCGGTGGCAGACGCTGGCCCGTACGGCGTTGCGCTACGACCTGTACGCGGCGCTCGCGGCGTTGACCGTGGAGGTGCTCACCAGCACCAAGTCGGATCTGCCGGTCGGTGAGCGGGCCGAGCAGTGGGAGCAGGCCAACGCCAGCGCCGTGGTCCGGGTGAGCCGGGCGATGGAGGACTTCGCGCATTCGCCGGCCGATCTCGCCGCGCTGTCCGTTCTGCTACGCCAGATCCGGACCCTGGTCCGCACCTCCTCGGCCACCTGACCGATCGACGCCGCCGAGGCGGCATACGCTCCGTTCCAGGCCGCCGAGGCGGCATACGCTCCGTTCCAGGCCGCCGAGGCGGCATACGCTCCGTTCCAGGCCGCCGAGGCGGCATACGCTCCGTTTCAGACGACGACTTCGGTACGGGCCGCCAGCCCGTACGACCGGCAGGGGGCAGGATGCTCGACAAGCGCCTCTACCACCACCTGGTGAGCTGGCTGGGACAGTGGCCGGCCGGCCGGCCACTGCAGGTGGTCGGCTCCGAGCGGCGGGTCCGCCCCGGCTGGGACGGCCGACCGCATCCGCTGGTGGGCGTGGGGGCACCGGGTGGCGCGGTGCTGTCCGTACCGCCGGACCGGGTGACGGCGGTCCGGGCGATGAGCGACCTGCCGGTCGGGGATCTGCTCGCCAAGCTGCCGGCGGCGGTCGGCTACGCCGACTGGCGGGCCCACCGGGCGGTGTTCCGCTACTGCCTGGCACCCGCGCCGCTGCCCGACGCCGGCGACTGGATCGCGTCCGACGACGAGGTGGTGCCGCCGTGGCTACGCCCGTTCACCGGGCAGGTGTTGGTGGCCCGCGACGCCGACGGGGCCTTCCTGGCCGGGGTCGGGGTGAAGCGTCACGACGCGCACGGCCAGGAGATCGCGGTCGGAACCGTACCGGCGGCGCGGGGGCAGGGTCTGGCCCGGCGGCTGGTCGCCCAGGCGGCCCGCCGGGTGCTCGACAACGGCGCGGTCCCCACCTATCTGCACGAGGTGGGCAACCTGGCGTCGGCCCGGGTCGCCGACGCCGCCGGCTTCCGGGACCGGGGCTGGACGGCGTACGGCATCTCCGCCGACTGACCGGCCCGGCGACTGCCTCCGGCCCGTCGATCGACTCGGGCTGACTGACTCCGGCCGCTCGTGGTTCACCCGGTCCGGATGATGCCGGGCCACCCGATTCACGGCGAGTCTGCGATGTGGGCGGAGGGAGCCGATGATGCCGCAGACGACGCCGGCTGTCGAACAGTCGCAGGTCACACAGGAATTCTTCGATCGGATCACGCGCAAGGAGAGCATCTTCCTGCTGCGTCAGATCTCCGGCACGGTCCGGTTCGACCTGGCCCACGACGAGCGGGTGGACTACTGGTTCGTCGCCCTCGACAAGGGCGCGGCGACCGTGACCCGGGAGCAGCGTGACGCGGACTGCGTCCTGCGTACCGACCGGGTGATCTTCGAGGCGATGGCCCGTGGAGAGATCAATCCGATGGCGGCGATGCTGCGCGGACAGATCATGGTCCTCGGTGATCTGCGGCTGCTCATCCTGCTCGAGCGGATGATGCCGGGGCCGCCCGGTGCCCGTGATCCACGCACGTTCGTCCGGCGGGAGAGGACGGAATCATGACCGAGGGAATGGTCAGCATCCTGGACGGAAACACCTTCGTGGTCAGCGACACCCAGGGCGACATCGACGCCTCCCCGGCGGCGCCGACCGGGCTGTTCTCCTTCGACACCCGGTTCCTGTCGAAGTGGCAGTTGACCATCGACGGCGAACGGCTGAGTTCGCTCTCCGTCGACGACCTGCAGTACTTCGAGGCGCGGTTCTTCCTGGTGCCGGGCGAGCCGACGCACTACGTCGACGCCGAGATGTCGGTGATCCGGCAACGCTGGGTGGGCGGCAGCTTCGACGAGGAGATCACCATTCTCAACCACTCCCAGGAGCCGATGGAGCTCACCGTACGGTTGGAAGCGGGTGCGGACTTCGCCGACCTGTTCGAGATCAAGGACGTCCGGCACAAGGTGGGTAAGCACTACGCACACGTGGACCGGGACAGTCTGCGGCTGGGCTACCAGCGGGAGAGCTTCCATCGGGAGACGATCATCTCCAGCAGTGAGCCGGCGACGATCGACGAGCACGGGCTCAGCTTCACCATCACCATCGAACCGCACGGCCAGTGGGTGACCCACATCAAGGTGAAGACCACCGCGATCGGCCCCGACGGGCGGGACCTGCGGGAAGGGTTGCTCGGCCAGCACTTCGACCGGCCCAAGCCGGAGATGCGCCGCGACCTGGAAGAATGGCTGGCGCGGGCGCCCCGGCTGGCCTGTGAATGCGAGCCGCTGGCGTCGACGTACAAGCGGAGCATGGTTGACCTGGCCGCGCTGCGCTACACACCGCTGTCGCTCGGCGGGCAGTCGGTGCCGGCGGCGGGCGTCCCGTGGTTCGCCACCATGTTCGGCCGGGACAGCATCTTCACCAGCCTGCAGGCGCTGCCGTTCGCTCCGGAGCTGGCCTCGTCGACGTTGAAGCTGCTCGGCGCGTTGCAGGGCAGCAAACTCGACGACTTCCGCGACGAGGAGCCGGGCAAGATCCTGCACGAGATCCGGTACGGCGAGTCGTCGGCGTTCGAGGAGCAGCCGCACACCCCGTACTTCGGGGCCGCCGACTCGACGCCGCTGTTCGTCGTCCTGCTCGACGAGTACGAGCGGTGGACCGGCGACGTCAAGCTGGTCCGGGCATTGGAGCAGGAGGCCCGGCGGGCGTTGCACTGGATCGACACCTACGCCGACCTGCTCGGCAACGGCTACGTCTGGTACGAGCGGCGCAACACCGACACCGGTCTGGAGAACCAGTGCTGGAAGGACTCGTGGGACTCCATCTGCTATCGCGACGGCCGGCTGCCGGAGTTCCCCCGGGCCACCTGCGAACTGCAGGGATACGCGTACGACGCGAAGGTGCGCGCAGCCCGGCTGGCCCGCGAGATCTGGCGCGACCCGGGGTACGCCGACCAGTTGGAGCGGGAGGCGGCCGACCTGAAGACCCGGTTCAACCGGGACTTCTGGGTCGCCGACGGTGAGTACTTCGCTCTCGCGCTCGACCCGGAGGGCGGCCAGGTCGACGCGCTGTCGTCCAACATCGGCCATCTGCTGTGGAGCGGCATCGTCGACACCGCCAAGGCGAAGAAGGTGGCCAAGCATCTGCTCAGCCCCCGGATGTTCTCCGGTTGGGGGGTGCGCACCCTGGCCGAGGGTGAGGGCCGGTTCAATCCGATCGGCTACCACGTGGGCACGGTCTGGCCGTTCGACAATTCGTTCATCGCCTGGGGTCTGCGCCGGTACGGGTTCGTGGAGGAGGCGTCCCGGATCGCCGACGGGATCGTCAACGCCGCGCAGTACTTCGACGGCCGCCTGCCGGAGGCGTTCGGCGGCTACGACCGGGCCTTGACAAAGTATCCGGTGGAGTATCCGACGTCCTGCAGCCCGCAGGCCTGGTCGACCGGCGCCACCTTGTTGCTGCTGCGAACCCTGCTGGGTCTGGAGCCGCAGGGCGAGCACCTGGTCGTCGATCCTGCGCTGCCGATCGACATGGGTCGTATCGAGTTGCTCGACATACCGGGGCGGTGGGGGCACATCGACGCCTTCGGCCGTGGCCGGATGGACATCCACCGCAAGCGACGCCAACCGGCCTGACCGCGCGTGCCGTAGTCTTGGCGATCGTGCGAGTCGGGATCGTCATTCTGCCGGACGAACCATGGTCGGTGACCGCCGAGCGGTGGCGGCAGGCCGAGCGGTGGGGTTTCGACCATGCCTGGACCTACGACCATCTGGGCTGGCGTGACCTGGTCGACGGGCCCTGGTTCGACGCGGTGCCGACGCTGACCGCCGCCGCCACGGTCACTTCCCGGATTCCGCTGGGCACCCTGGTCGCCTCGCCGAACTTCCGTCACCCGGTGCACTTCGCCCGCGAGATCACCGCGGTGGACGACATCTGCGACGGGCGGCTGCTGCTCGGCATCGGTGCCGGTGGGCAGGGCTTCGACGCCGAGGTGCTCGGTGTCGCGCCGTTGTCGCCCCGCGCCCGGGTCGACCGGTACGCCGAGTTCGTCGAGTTGCTCGATCGGCTGCTGCGCGAACAGCGGGTCACCTGGCGGGGACGCTACTTCGAGGCGGTGGACGCCCGGAGCACCCCGGGCTGCCGGCAGCAGCCCCGCGTACCGTTCGTGCTGGCCGCGAACGGTCCCCGGTCGATGGCGCTGGCAGCGCGGTTCGGCGCCGGCTGGGTGACCACCGGGACGGTCTTCGACGACTTGGACGGCTGGTGGGCGTCGGTGGCCGGGCTGGCGGACCGGTGTACGGCGGCGATGGACGAGGCCGGCCGGGATCCGGCCGGCCTGCGCCGTTACCTCTTGTTGGATTCCGCGCCGGTCTTTTCCCTTTCCAGCGCGAGCTTCTTCGCCGACGCCGTCGAGCGGGCCGCTGGTCTCGGGTTCACCGACGTGATC
The sequence above is a segment of the Solwaraspora sp. WMMD406 genome. Coding sequences within it:
- a CDS encoding glycogen debranching N-terminal domain-containing protein, producing the protein MTEGMVSILDGNTFVVSDTQGDIDASPAAPTGLFSFDTRFLSKWQLTIDGERLSSLSVDDLQYFEARFFLVPGEPTHYVDAEMSVIRQRWVGGSFDEEITILNHSQEPMELTVRLEAGADFADLFEIKDVRHKVGKHYAHVDRDSLRLGYQRESFHRETIISSSEPATIDEHGLSFTITIEPHGQWVTHIKVKTTAIGPDGRDLREGLLGQHFDRPKPEMRRDLEEWLARAPRLACECEPLASTYKRSMVDLAALRYTPLSLGGQSVPAAGVPWFATMFGRDSIFTSLQALPFAPELASSTLKLLGALQGSKLDDFRDEEPGKILHEIRYGESSAFEEQPHTPYFGAADSTPLFVVLLDEYERWTGDVKLVRALEQEARRALHWIDTYADLLGNGYVWYERRNTDTGLENQCWKDSWDSICYRDGRLPEFPRATCELQGYAYDAKVRAARLAREIWRDPGYADQLEREAADLKTRFNRDFWVADGEYFALALDPEGGQVDALSSNIGHLLWSGIVDTAKAKKVAKHLLSPRMFSGWGVRTLAEGEGRFNPIGYHVGTVWPFDNSFIAWGLRRYGFVEEASRIADGIVNAAQYFDGRLPEAFGGYDRALTKYPVEYPTSCSPQAWSTGATLLLLRTLLGLEPQGEHLVVDPALPIDMGRIELLDIPGRWGHIDAFGRGRMDIHRKRRQPA
- a CDS encoding LLM class flavin-dependent oxidoreductase, coding for MRVGIVILPDEPWSVTAERWRQAERWGFDHAWTYDHLGWRDLVDGPWFDAVPTLTAAATVTSRIPLGTLVASPNFRHPVHFAREITAVDDICDGRLLLGIGAGGQGFDAEVLGVAPLSPRARVDRYAEFVELLDRLLREQRVTWRGRYFEAVDARSTPGCRQQPRVPFVLAANGPRSMALAARFGAGWVTTGTVFDDLDGWWASVAGLADRCTAAMDEAGRDPAGLRRYLLLDSAPVFSLSSASFFADAVERAAGLGFTDVIVHWPRRSSWYAGDERVLVEVATEVLPTLRR